From Brassica oleracea var. oleracea cultivar TO1000 chromosome C3, BOL, whole genome shotgun sequence, a single genomic window includes:
- the LOC106333928 gene encoding LOW QUALITY PROTEIN: uncharacterized protein LOC106333928 (The sequence of the model RefSeq protein was modified relative to this genomic sequence to represent the inferred CDS: deleted 1 base in 1 codon; substituted 2 bases at 2 genomic stop codons) — MALREIVSDDIESYSEPSLCLDKAKELLALLNLPTGLLPLKDMTEVGHNKTKGFVWMRMRSKIEHTFAAIGRKVIYDTEITAFVEDRRLKRLTGVKSKELMIWVPVHDIFIKRKSLRRXHLLITPACHEHLRFQHFIARLMNRKKKRSDXSYLM, encoded by the exons ATGGCGTTACGAGAGATAGTAAGTGATGATATAGAGAGCTACAGTGAGCCATCTCTTTGTCTGGATAAAGCCAAGGAGCTTCTTGCACTCCTCAATTTACCCACAGGATTGTTGCCACTGAAGGACATGACAGAAGTTGGGCACAACAAAACAAAAGGGTTTGTGTGGATGAGGATGAGAAGCAAGATTGAGCATACATTCGCTGCAATAGGTCGTAAAGTGATATATGACACGGAGATAACTGCTTTTGTTGAAGACCGTAGGTTGAAGAGACTAACGGGAGTTAAAAGCAAGGAACTCATGATCTGGGTTCCAGTGCATGATATCTTCATC AAGAGAAAGAGCCTGAGAAGATAACATTTGCTAATAACACCGGCCTGTCACGAACATTTAAGGTTTCAGCATTTCATAGCGAGGCTGATGAATCGGAAGAAAAAGAGAAGTGACTAAAGTTACTTGATGTAG